A portion of the Equus quagga isolate Etosha38 chromosome 17, UCLA_HA_Equagga_1.0, whole genome shotgun sequence genome contains these proteins:
- the PIDD1 gene encoding p53-induced death domain-containing protein 1, whose product MDAVVEGLEPQAATAEDAARDATDAVDAGPGVTPLLAGNRLSLDLYPGGCHRLLHLCAQQPHQLLEVEFLQLSGHEDPQLLEATLARVPGSLPRLRSLVLKGGQRRDAGGASLRGSLTTLPVGLCGLACLAHLDLSFNNLETLPACVPQMRSLGALLLSHNRLSELPEALGALPALTFLSVTHNRLQTLPTALGALSTLQRLDLSENLLDTLPSEIGGLSSLAELNLASNQLQSLPASLAGLRSLRLLVLHSNLLVSVPAGLDRLPLLTRLDLRDNQLRDVPPELLDAPFVRLQGNPLGEAPPDPCSPPGTPVVREMPRLFLTSDLDSFPVTSQGCSVTLACGVRLQFPAGATATPVTIHYRLWLPEPRLVPLGPHDSLLSGVLELQPHGVAFQQEVGLWLLFVPPRARRCREVVVRTLSDDSWSDLETQLEEEAPKRLWAHCQVPHFSWFLVVSRPVSDTCLVPPEGTLLCSSGHPGVKVTFPPGATEEPLHVCMQVVRMASRELRALLGEPEGAVSPLLGLSQSGDPSFLRPVTVQLPLPPGVTGLSLDRSRLHLLYWAPPAATWDDITAQVALELTHLYARFQVTRFSWYWLWYTTKTCVGGLARKAWERLRLHRVNLIALQRRRDPEQVLLQCLPRNKVDATLRRLLERYRGPEPSDTVEMFEGEKFFAAFERGIDVDADRPDCVEGRVCFVFYSHLKNVKEVYVTTALDRQAQAVRGQVSFYRGAVPEEVPEEAEAARQRKGADAMWMATLPIKLPRLRGSEGPGQRLGASLSLAPLNLGDAETGFLTQSNLLSVAGRLGPDWPAVALHLGLPYRELQRIRHEFRDDLDGQIRHMLFSWAERQAGQPGAVGLLVQALEQSDRQDVAEEVRAVLELGRRKYQDGIRRTSLAPGDLGPSGPSASQSLEPAQA is encoded by the exons ATGGATGCGGtggtggaggggctggagcccCAGGCGGCTACTGCAGAAGATGCTGCAAGAGATGCTACAGATGCTGTGGATGCAGGGCCCGGGGTGACCCCTCTCCTGGCTGGGAACCGGCTGAGCCTGGACCTGTACCCCGGGGGCTGCCACCGGCTGCTGCACCTTTGTGCTCAGCAGCCCCATCAGCTGCTGGAGGTGGAGTTCTTGCAGCTGAGCGGCCACGAAGACCCTCAGCTGCTGGAGGCCACCCTGGCCCGGGTGCCAGGGAGCCTGCCTCGCCTCCGCTCCCTGGTCCTCAAAG gtgGGCAACGCCGGGATGCAGGGGGTGCCAGCCTCCGGGGCTCCCTGACCACACTGCCAGTCGGCCTGTGTGGCCTGGCCTGCTTGGCTCACCTGGATCTGAGCTTCAACAACCTGGAGACACTGCCGGCCTGTGTCCCGCAGATGCGCAGCCTGGGTGCCCTCCTGCTCTCTCACAACCGCCTCTCAGAGCTGCCTGAGGCCCTAggggccctccctgccctcaccttCCTCTCTGTGACCCACAACCGCCTGCAAACTCTGCCCACGGCTCTGGGGGCCTTGTCTACCCTGCAGCGCCTTGATCTCTCTGAGAACCTTCTGGACACTCTGCCCTCTGAGATCGGAGGCCTGAGCAGCCTTGCTGAGCTCAATCTGGCCTCCAACCAGCTGCAGAGCCTCCCGGCCTCCCTTG CGGGCCTTCGGTCCTTGCGGCTCCTTGTTCTGCACAGCAACCTCCTGGTCTCGGTGCCTGCCGGCCTGGACCGCCTCCCGCTGCTCACCCGGCTGGACCTGAGGGACAACCAGCTCCGGGACGTGCCCCCTGAGCTCCTGGACGCCCCCTTTGTGCGCCTTCAAGGGAACCCCTTGGGCGAGGCCCCGCCAGATCCCTGCAGTCCCCCAG GGACACCCGTGGTCCGGGAAATGCCCAGACTATTCCTGACCTCAGATTTGGACAG CTTCCCTGTGACCTCCCAAGGCTGCTCCGTGACCCTGGCCTGTGGTGTCCGCCTGCAGTTCCCCGCTGGGGCCACTGCTACCCCTGTCACCATCCACTATCGACTGTGGCTGCCAGAGCCACGCCTTGTCCCCCTGGGTCCCCACGACTCCCTGCTCAGTGGTGTCCTGGAGCTGCAGCCCCATGGAGTGGCCTTTCAGCAG GAGGTGGGCCTGTGGCTGCTCTTTGTGCCCCCACGGGCCCGGCGTTGCCGTGAGGTGGTGGTCAGGACCCTGAGTGACGACAGCTGGAGTGACCTGGAGACCCAGTTAGAGGAGGAGGCACCCAAG CGGCTCTGGGCTCACTGCCAGGTGCCCCACTTCTCATGGTTCCTTGTGGTCTCCCGCCCTGTGTCTGACACCTGCCTGGTGCCACCAGAGGGGACATTGCTGTGCTCCTCAGGACATCCTGGGGTCAAGGTCACATTCCCCCCTGGGGCCACTGAGGAGCCTCTTCATGTCTGCATGCAG GTGGTGCGTATGGCCAGCAGAGAGCTGCGAGCCCTGCTGGGGGAGCCTGAGGGGGCCGTGAGCCCCTTGCTGGGCCTCTCTCAGAGCGGCGACCCCAGCTTCCTGCGACCAGTGACTGTGCAGCTGCCTCTGCCCCCTGGCGTCACAG gcCTGAGTCTGGACCGCTCCCGCCTGCACCTGCTGTACTGGGCCCCTCCCGCAGCCACCTGGGATGACATCACAGCTCAGGTGGCACTGGAGCTCACCCACCTGTATGCTCGCTTCCAGGTCACGCGCTTCTCCTG GTACTGGCTCTGGTACACCACCAAGACGTGCGTGGGGGGCCTGGCGCGGAAGGCCTGGGAGCGGCTGCGGCTACACCGCGTGAACCTCATCGCACTGCAGAGGCGCCGGGACCCCGAGCAGGTCCTACTGCAGTGCCTGCCCCGCAACAAG GTGGACGCCACCCTGCGGCGGCTGCTGGAGCGGTACCGTGGCCCCGAGCCCTCCGACACCGTGGAGATGTTTGAGGGCGAGAAATTCTTTGCTGCCTTTGAAAGGGGCATTGACGTGGATGCCG ACCGCCCAGACTGCGTGGAGGGCAGGGTCTGCTTCGTCTTCTACTCGCACCTGAAGAACGTGAAGGAGGTGTATGTGACCACCGCCCTGGACCGGCAGGCTCAGGCTGTGAGGGGCCAG GTGTCCTTCTACCGGGGAGCAGTGCCTGAGGAGGTGCCGGAGGAGGCTGAGGCCGCCCGGCAGAGGAAGGGTGCGGATGCCATGTGGATGGCCACTCTGCCCATCAAGCTACCG AGACTGCGGGGGTCTGAGGGACCAGGGCAGCGGCTGGGGGCTAGCCTCTCCCTGGCACCTCTGAACCTGGGCGATGCTGAGACCGGCTTCCTGACCCAGAGCAACCTGCTGAGTGTGGCTGGACGTCTGGGCCCTGATTGGCCGGCTGTGGCCCTGCACCTGGGGCTGCCCTACCGTGAGCTGCAGCGAATTCGGCATGAGTTCCG ggacGACCTGGACGGGCAGATCCGCCATATGCTCTTCTCTTGGGCTGAGCGCCAGGCTGGGcagcctggggctgtggggctcCTGGTGCAGGCCCTGGAGCAGAGCGACCGGCAGGACGTGGCTGAAGAGGTTCGGGCTGTCTTGGAGCTCGGTCGCCGCAAGTACCAGGATGGCATCCGGCGCACGAGCCTGGCTCCTGGGGACCTTGGCCCCTCTGGCCCTTCGGCATCACAGTCCCTAGAGCCTGCCCAGGCCTAG
- the PNPLA2 gene encoding patatin-like phospholipase domain-containing protein 2 isoform X1, giving the protein MFPKEATWNISFAGCGFLGVYHIGVASCLREHAPFLVANATHIYGASAGALTATALVTGVCLGEAGANIIEVSKEARKRFLGPLHPSFNLVKTIRGCLLRTLPADAHERASGRLGISLTRVSDGENVIISHFNSKDELIQANVCSTFIPVYCGLIPPSLQGVRYVDGGISDNLPLYELKNTITVSPFSGESDICPQDSSTNIHELRVTNTSIQFNLRNLYRLSKALFPPEPMVLREMCKQGYRDGLRFLRRNGLLNQPNPLQALPPASPHDPKDEDAEVAEAATERARVDGHLQLPGEDHILEHLPARLNEALLEACMEPKDLLTTFSNMLPVRLATAMMVPYTLPLESAVSFTIRLLEWLPYVPEDIRWMKEQTGSICQYLVMRAKRKLGSHLPSRLSEQVELRRARSLPSVPLSYAAYSEVLPSWMRNSLSLGDALAKWEECQRQLLLGLFCTNVAFPPDALRMRAPAEPAPAEPAPAPPQLPPSSPPC; this is encoded by the exons ATGTTCCCCAAGGAGGCGACATGGAACATCTCGTTCGCCGGCTGCGGCTTCCTCGGCGTCTACCACATCGGCGTGGCCTCCTGCCTCCGCGAGCACGCGCCCTTCCTGGTGGCCAACGCCACGCACATCTACGGCGCCTCGGCCGGGGCGCTCACCGCCACGGCGCTGGTCACCGGGGTCTGCCTGG GCGAGGCTGGTGCCAACATCATCGAGGTGTCTAAGGAGGCCCGGAAGCGGTTCTTGGGTCCTCTGCACCCCTCCTTCAACCTGGTGAAGACCATTCGTGGCTGCCTGCTGAGGACTCTGCCTGCTGATGCCCATGAGCGGGCCAGTGGGCGCCTGGGCATCTCCCTGACCCGCGTCTCAGATGGCGAGAACGTCATTATATCCCACTTCAACTCCAAGGATGAGCTCATCCAG GCCAACGTCTGCAGCACCTTCATTCCTGTGTACTGTGGCCTCATCCCGCCCTCCCTCCAGGGCGTA CGCTACGTGGATGGCGGCATCTCAGACAACCTGCCACTCTACGAGCTCAAGAACACCATCACGGTGTCCCCCTTCTCAGGCGAGAGTGACATCTGCCCGCAGGACAGCTCCACCAACATCCATGAGCTCCGGGTCACCAACACCAGCATCCAGTTCAACCTGCGCAACCTCTACCGCCTCTCCAAGGCCCTGTTCCCGCCCGAGCCCATG GTGCTGCGAGAGATGTGCAAGCAAGGCTACAGGGACGGCCTGCGCTTCCTGCGGCGGAATG GCCTCCTGAATCAGCCCAACCCGCTGCAGGCGCTGCCCCCCGCCAGCCCCCATGACCCCAAGGACGAGGACGCCGAGGTGGCTGAGGCGGCCACGGAGAGGGCTCGAGTGGACGGCCACTTGCAGCTGCCCGGGGAGGATCACATCCTGGAGCATCTGCCTGCTCGGCTCAATGAGG CCCTGCTGGAGGCCTGCATGGAGCCCAAGGACCTGCTGACCACGTTCTCCAACATGCTGCCTGTGCGTCTGGCCACGGCCATGATGGTGCCCTACACTCTGCCGCTGGAGAGCGCCGTGTCCTTCACCATCCG CTTGCTGGAGTGGCTGCCCTATGTCCCTGAGGACATCCGGTGGATGAAGGAGCAGACAGGCAGCATCTGCCAGTACCTGGTGATGCGCGCCAAAAGGAAGCTCGGCAGCCACCTGCCCTCCAG GCTGTCAGAGCAGGTGGAGCTGCGCCGCGCCCGGTCGCTGCCCTCTGTGCCGCTGTCCTACGCCGCTTACAGCGAGGTGCTGCCCAGCTGGATGCGCAACAGCCTCTCGCTAGGGGACGCGCTGGCCAAGTGGGAGGAGTGCCAGCGCCAGCTGTTGCTGGGTCTCTTCTGCACCAACGTGGCCTTCCCGCCGGATGCCCTGCGCATGCGCGCCCCTGCGGAGCCTGCCCCTGCGGAGCCTGCCCCTGCGCCCCCGCAGCTCCCGCCCAGCTCGCCCCCTTGCTGA
- the PNPLA2 gene encoding patatin-like phospholipase domain-containing protein 2 isoform X2 encodes MFPKEATWNISFAGCGFLGVYHIGVASCLREHAPFLVANATHIYGASAGALTATALVTGVCLGEAGANIIEVSKEARKRFLGPLHPSFNLVKTIRGCLLRTLPADAHERASGRLGISLTRVSDGENVIISHFNSKDELIQANVCSTFIPVYCGLIPPSLQGVRYVDGGISDNLPLYELKNTITVSPFSGESDICPQDSSTNIHELRVTNTSIQFNLRNLYRLSKALFPPEPMVLREMCKQGYRDGLRFLRRNGLLNQPNPLQALPPASPHDPKDEDAEVAEAATERARVDGHLQLPGEDHILEHLPARLNEALLEACMEPKDLLTTFSNMLPVRLATAMMVPYTLPLESAVSFTIRLLEWLPYVPEDIRWMKEQTGSICQYLVMRAKRKLGSHLPSRPHPRAGEGRAGTWGLLDLRTLPEAPTRQRSITPEDFAPAPPSAFFMFC; translated from the exons ATGTTCCCCAAGGAGGCGACATGGAACATCTCGTTCGCCGGCTGCGGCTTCCTCGGCGTCTACCACATCGGCGTGGCCTCCTGCCTCCGCGAGCACGCGCCCTTCCTGGTGGCCAACGCCACGCACATCTACGGCGCCTCGGCCGGGGCGCTCACCGCCACGGCGCTGGTCACCGGGGTCTGCCTGG GCGAGGCTGGTGCCAACATCATCGAGGTGTCTAAGGAGGCCCGGAAGCGGTTCTTGGGTCCTCTGCACCCCTCCTTCAACCTGGTGAAGACCATTCGTGGCTGCCTGCTGAGGACTCTGCCTGCTGATGCCCATGAGCGGGCCAGTGGGCGCCTGGGCATCTCCCTGACCCGCGTCTCAGATGGCGAGAACGTCATTATATCCCACTTCAACTCCAAGGATGAGCTCATCCAG GCCAACGTCTGCAGCACCTTCATTCCTGTGTACTGTGGCCTCATCCCGCCCTCCCTCCAGGGCGTA CGCTACGTGGATGGCGGCATCTCAGACAACCTGCCACTCTACGAGCTCAAGAACACCATCACGGTGTCCCCCTTCTCAGGCGAGAGTGACATCTGCCCGCAGGACAGCTCCACCAACATCCATGAGCTCCGGGTCACCAACACCAGCATCCAGTTCAACCTGCGCAACCTCTACCGCCTCTCCAAGGCCCTGTTCCCGCCCGAGCCCATG GTGCTGCGAGAGATGTGCAAGCAAGGCTACAGGGACGGCCTGCGCTTCCTGCGGCGGAATG GCCTCCTGAATCAGCCCAACCCGCTGCAGGCGCTGCCCCCCGCCAGCCCCCATGACCCCAAGGACGAGGACGCCGAGGTGGCTGAGGCGGCCACGGAGAGGGCTCGAGTGGACGGCCACTTGCAGCTGCCCGGGGAGGATCACATCCTGGAGCATCTGCCTGCTCGGCTCAATGAGG CCCTGCTGGAGGCCTGCATGGAGCCCAAGGACCTGCTGACCACGTTCTCCAACATGCTGCCTGTGCGTCTGGCCACGGCCATGATGGTGCCCTACACTCTGCCGCTGGAGAGCGCCGTGTCCTTCACCATCCG CTTGCTGGAGTGGCTGCCCTATGTCCCTGAGGACATCCGGTGGATGAAGGAGCAGACAGGCAGCATCTGCCAGTACCTGGTGATGCGCGCCAAAAGGAAGCTCGGCAGCCACCTGCCCTCCAG gccccacccaagggctggggagggcagggccggcACCTGGGGTCTCCTGGACCTGCGAACCCTGCCCGAGGCCCCCACCCGTCAGCGCAGTATTACTCCTGAGGACTTTGcgcctgctcctccctccgcatttttcatgttttgctgA
- the RPLP2 gene encoding 60S acidic ribosomal protein P2 yields MRYVASYLLAALGGNTSPSAKDIKKILDSVGIEADDDRLNKVISELNGKNIEDVIAQGIGKLASVPAGGAVAVSAAPGSAAPAAGSAPAAAEEKKEEKKEESEESDDDMGFGLFD; encoded by the exons ATGCGCTACGTCGCCTCCTACCTGCTGGCCGCCCTCGGGGGCAATACCTCCCCCAGCGCCAAGGACATCAAGAAGATTCTGGACAGCGTGGGCATTGAGGCGGACGACGATCGGCTCAACAAG GTCATCAGTGAGCTCAACGGGAAGAACATTGAAGACGTTATTGCCCAGG GTATTGGCAAGCTGGCCAGCGTGCCCGCCGGTGGGGCTGTAGCTGTCTCTGCTGCCCCGGGATCTGCAGCTCCTGCTGCTGGTTCTGCCCCAGCCGCAG cagaagaaaagaaagaggagaagaaggaggagtcCGAGGAGTCGGATGACGACATGGGATTTGGCTTGTTTGATTAG